Proteins co-encoded in one Alphaproteobacteria bacterium genomic window:
- a CDS encoding polymer-forming cytoskeletal protein — MFGRSTNTPKAPSTPSANTPRKTSVPPSVISSDMYVLGNIISSDGLLDIDGKIDGNVRCKVATVRPNGRVKGDVVAELVHVYGEIEGLVKAKSVILYSSARVQGTIMHESLSIEDGAFVDGKFKRTDKVTMDTELSKSLDSTVFVNDNDEPVTAEELKVLENLRLIS, encoded by the coding sequence ATGTTCGGTCGGTCAACTAACACCCCTAAAGCTCCCTCGACGCCAAGCGCGAATACACCACGCAAAACGTCGGTGCCACCTTCGGTGATTTCATCGGACATGTACGTGCTGGGCAATATCATCAGTTCAGATGGTCTGCTCGACATTGATGGCAAGATCGATGGCAACGTACGCTGCAAGGTTGCAACCGTGCGCCCTAATGGTCGCGTGAAGGGTGACGTGGTGGCGGAGTTAGTCCATGTCTATGGTGAAATTGAAGGTCTGGTAAAAGCCAAGTCGGTGATTCTGTATTCATCGGCACGCGTGCAGGGCACGATCATGCATGAATCACTCTCGATTGAAGATGGTGCATTCGTTGACGGTAAATTCAAGCGCACGGATAAAGTAACGATGGATACCGAGCTTTCAAAATCGCTCGATAGCACCGTGTTTGTGAATGATAACGACGAGCCAGTGACTGCTGAAGAGCTCAAGGTTCTTGAGAATCTGCGCCTGATCAGCTAG
- the msrA gene encoding peptide-methionine (S)-S-oxide reductase MsrA: MSLLSTTTSAATKTETAIFAAGCFWCIEPPFDNAEGVVKTTVGYTGGHIENPTYDDVTSKKSGHYEAIEVVYDPAVISYAQILDIFWQNIDPTDAGGQFYDRGQSYQTAIFIADAAQEKIAHASLEKTAKAIGKPIATKILPAAPFYPAEDYHQEYYKKNKLHYNAYKTGSGREEKIKKLWEK; encoded by the coding sequence ATGTCACTGCTCAGCACCACTACGTCGGCGGCCACCAAAACCGAAACTGCGATTTTTGCGGCGGGGTGTTTTTGGTGTATCGAGCCCCCATTTGATAATGCAGAAGGTGTAGTGAAAACCACCGTGGGCTACACGGGTGGTCATATTGAAAACCCAACCTATGATGATGTCACGAGCAAGAAATCTGGTCATTATGAAGCGATTGAAGTGGTCTATGACCCCGCAGTGATTTCGTACGCGCAGATTCTGGATATCTTCTGGCAGAATATCGATCCCACCGATGCAGGCGGCCAGTTCTATGACCGTGGGCAAAGTTATCAAACCGCGATTTTTATAGCGGATGCCGCGCAAGAAAAAATCGCGCACGCATCGCTAGAGAAAACAGCAAAAGCGATCGGCAAACCGATTGCGACCAAAATTCTTCCTGCCGCACCATTCTACCCTGCAGAAGATTACCATCAGGAATATTATAAGAAAAACAAGCTGCACTATAACGCCTACAAAACAGGTAGCGGGCGTGAAGAGAAAATCAAGAAACTGTGGGAAAAGTAG